The Erigeron canadensis isolate Cc75 chromosome 4, C_canadensis_v1, whole genome shotgun sequence genome window below encodes:
- the LOC122595257 gene encoding protein TONSOKU-like: protein MKKRDDAKQLTNMKRSYHKALKKGRRLEQARWANMIGGIYMNAKGDYDEALKWFQIDYNLCADHYFSQKELLPTYQSLGEVYLRLSRFSDAILYQKKHLVIAKNIDDMVEVQRACTQLGRTYHEIFTKTNDDQTSLQKAREYFTAALKLAQIHKERRSNSTKRAFVKEYVDAHNNIAMIELDRDRFDEAEKYLTMGLRLCDEEKIDVNDESRARFHHNLGSVYMELRKWDEARQHIEKEIEICRNIGHRQGQAKGFINLGELLYRLQDYDAATVSFKNAMEFADGEQSLANQISQNLETVKEATKVMDYVKKQEEHLELLTSHMTMFSGKADKRKCLRMQKACLDRLIEHTRIISSWNQHLRFARKKTYIAGELVDPNSVAESYLVIGLSYQKLRNFTKAKKWCYKSFKKYREINDVKGQALANLNLGNALDSMGEWGDAFHAFRRTNRMARQANLPHVQLSALENMHFSQLIRFDNVAEAMKLQSQIDELKRSIGELGPSEVESDY from the exons atgaaGAAGAGAGATGACGCGAAGCAGCTGACCAACATGAAGCGTTCATATCATAAGGCTTTAAAAAAGGGGCGTCGTCTAGAACAGGCCAGATGGGCGAACATGATCGGAGGTATCTACATGAACGCGAAAGGGGATTATGACGAAGCGCTAAAATGGTTTCAGATTGATTACAATCTTTGTGCTGATCATTATTTTTCTCAAAAGGAGTTGCTCCCAACTTATCAATCCCTTGGTGAAGTTTATCTTCGTCTCAGCCGTTTCAGTGACGCCATTCTTTATCAG AAAAAGCATTTGGTGATTGCAAAGAATATAGATGACATGGTTGAGGTGCAAAGAGCGTGCACCCAACTTGGTCGGACATACCATGAAATTTTCACAAAGACGAACGATGATCAAACCTCCCTTCAGAAAGCCAGAGAGTATTTTACTGCTGCCCTGAAGTTAGCTCAAATTCATAAAGAAAGGAGAAGTAATTCAACAAAGCGGGCTTTTGTTAAAGAGTACGTTGATGCTCACAACAACATTGCAATGATTGAACTCGATCGTGATAGGTTTGATGAGGCAGAAAAGTATCTCACCATGGGATTAAGGTTGTGTGACGAAGAAAAAATAGATGTGAACGATGAGAGTCGAGCTAGGTTTCATCACAATCTTGGTAGTGTTTACATGGAACTCAGGAAATGGGATGAAGCTCGACAGCATATTGAGAAGGAGATTGAGATTTGCAGGAACATCGGTCATCGTCAAGGACAGGCAAAGGGGTTCATCAACCTTGGTGAGTTGCTTTACAGGTTACAAGATTATGATGCGGCTACTGTATCTTTCAAAAACGCAATGGAGTTTGCAGACGGGGAACAATCTTTGGCCAACCAAATTAGCCAGAATTTAGAAACTGTGAAAGAAGCAACCAAGGTAATGGATTATGTGAAGAAACAAGAAGAGCATCTTGAACTTTTGACAAGTCACATGACCATGTTTAGCGGAAAAGCAGACAAAAGGAAGTGCTTGCGAATGCAGAAGGCATGTCTTGATCGCCTTATTGAACATACAAGAATTATTTCTTCATGGAACCAG cATCTCCGCTTTGCAAGAAAGAAGACATACATTGCGGGCGAGCTTGTTGACCCAAATTCAGTGGCTGAATCATATCTGGTCATAGGCTTGTCATATCAAAAGCTCAGGAACTTCACCAAAGCCAAAAAATGGtgttataaaagttttaaaaaatacagAGAGATCAATGACGTTAAG GGTCAGGCATTGGCAAACCTTAATCTCGGAAATGCCTTGGACTCGATGGGAGAATGGGGTGATGCATTTCATGCATTTAGGCGAACCAACAG AATGGCCCGTCAGGCTAACCTACCCCATGTCCAGTTGTCTGCCCTGGAGAATATGCATTTCAGTCAGCTGATCAGATTTGACAATGTTGCAGAGGCGAT GAAGTTGCAGTCACAAATAGACGAGCTTAAGCGGTCAATAGGTGAGCTTGGACCATCAGAAGTTGAAAGTGACTACTGA
- the LOC122595259 gene encoding uncharacterized protein LOC122595259, with protein sequence MIKLSACFCNAARDFQKHTDLMKLMQFLMGLDDCYMSVRSNLLTRDPLPSVKTAFSVVSREESHRGGINDKSSIGNASTFVARSGYNSNSQKFSKNNSSFDSQKTFDNNFESKKTFDSGSRNLRPPNPNLKCTNCHKIGHTIERCFKLGYKFGGKFNSNNANAVVKSNVSGNVSSASTSSSSAHTLTFDHICKLLSLLDNQGSSSGLSANMAGIPMCSNTWFNFNAFMFNAFIKWIVDSGANQHMTMSAKNLTNVVDVSDLNLKIVHPNDTCVTVRQIGNLHLKNGFILFDVLIVLEYSVNLMSDLPQKNLLGTGSEQGGLYVYDDNVVCSYVVCNSARLPCESKLLWRQRLGHPADQALSVFKNKFNYGSDIIGPCEVCHKAKQTREPFPLSEHKTLKLGDLIPLDVWDPYKIASKEGFKYFLTVVDDFTRAVWTFMMKSKMEVFEIVKSFPILLNTQFNAHVKIIRSDNDTEFVNNQIKTSNSFKEFVLPYDEEEDMQPDHVSGSGPHNSFGSSSKYTTSGTSISDSSSGLPINENVPSSSFTSSTRIGDESATLTKNDINRNSEGNEDFELDGKVKYRLNKVVNYANLSSGLYAFVSNLNKTIEPKNYFEAATNPKWVEAMNLEMEALNRNET encoded by the exons ATGATCAAACTGTCTGCTTGTTTTTGTAATGCTGCTagagattttcaaaaacataCTGATTTAATGAAACTTATGCAGTTTTTGATGGGACTTGATGATTGTTATATGTCTGTTAGAAGTAATTTGTTGACTAGGGATCCTTTGCCTTCTGTGAAAACTGCTTTTTCTGTTGTCTCTAGAGAAGAATCTCATAGAGGTGGTATTAATGATAAATCTTCTATTGGTAATGCATCAACATTTGTTGCTAGGTCTGGGTATAACTCTAATAGTCAAAAGTTTTCTAAGAACAATTCTTCTTTTGATTCTCAAAAAACATTTGATAACAATTTTGAATCCAAGAAAACTTTTGATTCTGGTTCTAGAAACTTAAGACCTCCTAATCCTAATTTGAAATGCACTAACTGTCATAAAATTGGACATACAATTGAAAGGTGTTTCAAGCTAGGTTATAAGTTTGGGGGAAAGTTTAATAGCAACAATGCTAATGCAGTGGTTAAATCTAATGTTTCTGGAAATGTGTCTTCAGCAAGTACTAGTTCTTCTTCTGCTCATACTCTTACTTTTGATCACATCTGCAAGCTTCTTAGTCTTCTTGACAATCAAGGTTCTTCATCAGGGTTGTCTGCCAATATGGCAGGTATTCCTATGTGTAGCAATACTTGGTTCAACTTTAATGCTTTtatgtttaatgcctttatTAAATGGATTGTGGATAGTGGAGCTAATCAACACATGACTATGAGTGCTAAAAATCTTACTAATGTTGTTGATGTGTCTGATTTAAATCTTAAGATTGTTCATCCTAATGATACTTGTGTTACTGTTAGACAAATTGGTAATCTTCATCTTAAAAATGGTTTCATTCTGTTTGATGTTCTTATTGTTCTTGAATATTCTGTTAATCTTATGTCT GATTTACCTCAAAAGAACCTTCTGGGGACTGGTAGTGAGCAAGGTGGTTTGTATGTgtatgatgataatgttgtgTGCTCTTATGTGGTTTGTAATTCTGCTCGTCTTCCTTGTGAGTCTAAGTTACTTTGGCGTCAAAGACTTGGTCATCCTGCTGACCAAGCCCTTTCTGtgtttaaaaacaaatttaactaTGGTTCCGATATTATTGGACCATGTGAAGTTTGTCATAAAGCTAAACAAACCAGGGAACCATTTCCATTAAGTgaacataaaactttaaaacttgGAGATTTGATTCCTTTGGATGTTTGGGATCCTTATAAAATTGCTAGTAAGGAAGGATTCAAATACTTTCTTACAGTTGTAGATGATTTTACTAGAGCAGTATGGACTTTCATGATGAAATCTAAAATGGAAGTTTTTGAAATTGTCAAATCTTTTCCCATATTACTTAACACACAGTTTAATGCTCATGTTAAGATTATTAGAAGTGATAATGATACTGAGTTTGTTAATAATCAAATAA AAACATCTAATTCTTTTAAAGAGTTTGTCCTTCCCTATGACGAAGAGGAAGACATGCAGCCTGATCATGTTAGTGGTAGTGGACCTCATAACTCCTTTGGCAGTTCTTCCAAATATACTACTTCTGGTACTTCTATTTCTGACAGTTCTTCAGGATTACCAATAAATGAGAATGTGCCTTCTAGTAGTTTTACAAGTTCTACCAGGATTGGTGATGAGTCTGCAACCTTAACTAAGAATGATATTAATAGAAATTCTGAGGGAAATGAAG attttgaattagATGGTAAAGTTAAGTATCGTCTTAACAAAGTTGTTAATTATGCCAATTTAAGTTCTGGTTTGTATGCTTTTGTTTCTAATTTGAATAAAACTATTGAACCTAAGAATTATTTTGAGGCTGCTACTAATCCTAAATGGGTAGAAGCTATGAATCTTGAAATGGAGGCGTTAAATAGAAATGAGACTTAG